The Streptococcus sanguinis genome contains the following window.
GATCAGGTAGATGGTATGGTCTTCAATTCCCAGCTCATCCTTATCCGGCTGGTAGTCTGCCCCTGACCAAGCTGACTGGAAGAGTTCATAGACTTCATTATTACCGACCTGCAGATAGGCCCGGCCAGTCTGGGTAATCTCCGCCGCATCTGGCGTCTTAAGCATTTCCATCGAGTCCGTCCGGTCTGCCACCTTGAGCGCCAGCTTAAAGCGGGAGTTGGACCAGATCTGGTCATCCACCACCCCAGAGGGCTTCTGAGTAGCCAGGATCAAGTGGACACCGAGGGAACGCCCGACCCGAGCGATGGATACCAGCTCCTTGATAAAGTCAGGCTGGTTGACCTTGAGCTCTGCGAACTCATCCGAGATGAGGAAGAGATGGGGCAGGGGTTCAGTCGCTTCCCCGTTCTTAAATTTCTTTTGATATTGGTTGATATGATTGACTTCAAACTCTCTGAAGAGCCGCTCCCGGCGGTGAATCTCCGCATTGATGGAAGCTAGCGCCCGCATGGATTGGGCCCCGTCCAAGTTGGTAATGGTTCCCAAGAGATGGGGCAGGTTCTTGAAGAGATTGGCCATTCCCCCACCCTTGTAGTCGATGAGCAGAAAAGCCACATCGTGCGGGTGGAAGTTGACAGCCAGACTCAAGATATAGGACTGGATGGTCTCCGACTTACCAGATCCGGTTGTCCCGGCAATCAGCCCGTGTGGTCCGTGAGCCTTTTCATGCAGGTTGAGGTAGACCAGGTCTTCCTTGCCCCGCAGGCCGATTGGCACTGCCAAACTCTTATAAGGTGCATTCTGTTGCCACTTTTGCAAGACTTGCAGGTCCGAGAAGGTCTCTGCCCCATACATCTCCATAAAGGTGACCGTATCAGGGATTGAGCTCTTGAGATTCTGCAGGTGATTGAGCGGCGCCAAGGTCCGAGCGATGCGCTCCTTGTCATAGCCTTCTGGGAAATGATCTAAGCGGAAGTCAATCTCTCTGAGGATTCCCTCTTCCATGACCAACTGCCCAGTGTTGCGGTCCTTGATATTGACAACCGTCTTGATATTTTCAGACAGAGAGCTCATGACATCCTGCACGAAGATGAGTGAGCAGCCCAGGTCCGTCGGATCCTCAGTAAAGAACTCCATGATGATATGGTCGAGAATCAGCTTTTCATCTGTGACCAAGACTACATAGTGAGGGCTGTAGAGCGTCGTCTCCTGCCGGGTCGCTTCTTCCTTCTGAGCCTTGCGCAGTTTCAGGATTTGGTTAAGGCTGTTTAGAACCTGATCGTGCGTCCGCTGGTTATAGACAAAGCCACGGACATTCAGCTCTTGCAGAGTCGCATGTGGCAGCCAGCGCAGCCAATCCCACTGGTCGCGTTCCTCCTCTGGCATGATGGTAATCACCTGCACATCGTGGTAGGAGTGAAAGACCCCCAACTGCATGACCAAGAGCTGGAGCTGTTCCATCACCAGATTGCGCGGACCGATATAGCCGACCGGTCCATGACTGAGATTAGCCACGATAGGAAGATCGGGAATTTTCTTATGTCTAGTGTAGAGAGCATAGCCCTCCTCTTCCAGCGCATCTTTCTTGCCGCTTCGCTCTTCTTGACCGTAGGTCAGCTTATAAGAGGTTGGCACCTGTCCAAGCCCCAAGCGATAGTAAAGAAAGTCAAAGTGCAGCGGTGTCTTCTCGTAGATGCGGTGGCTGTAGTCTGTCACCAGACCCGTCAATTCGTTAATGTTTGGGAAATGGTAAAGCATGCCATCACGCTGCTCACGTTCCAGCTTGTTCAGCTCAATAGCCTTGTCTTTTAGATAGAGGCGATAAAGATCGATGCGCTCTTTCTTGTCTTCCTTGAACTTCTTGCGGTTTTTGAAGAAACCGCGCACCGAAAAGATAGCACTGGCAATCGACATAGTCACCGTAACGAGGATATAAATCCCCCGCGGCTGAACCAGTGTAATCAGTACCGTCACCCCAACCATGAGAAGTGGCGGCACAATCAGTCTCAAGAGCTCATCATTAGGCTTTTGAGGCTCCTTGCTTGGCGGAGCAATCTGGATCTTGTCCTCTGAGCTCCGATAGATAATCCGCGGTGAGCGGTGATAGTCTGGATAGTCTGGATAAAAACCATGGCGAGAAGCCCCCCGCAAGGTCAGGTTAGAACTGACCGTAGCTGGACCCGTCACCCAGATTTCTTCTGGATAGACCTTGAAGCAGATACCTTCCAAGCTCAGCTCGTCACCGGCTTCCAGCTGTATTTGGTCTCCCGTCCACTCAACGTGATTGAGGTAGACTTGACCTCTCATCTTGGTCAAAAGCCAAGAATCATTCGTTCGCTTCAAGAGCAACTCCAAAGGCGCTTCCAGACTGATAGCTGCCCCCTTCTGGTCGCTGATGAGTAACTCTTTTCTGTCCAGTAGGTCATAAACAGCCGGTTCTGAATCAGATTGATACAAGGTCAGATTACCCAAGGCCATACCGTCAGTTACGACACCCGTTTCTTCCCCCATCTGATAAAAGACTTGCCCTTCAGCTAGCTGAAGCTGGATAGGAGTCTCCTGATG
Protein-coding sequences here:
- the essC gene encoding type VII secretion protein EssC, with the protein product MGKTIIIYTDHLRYELQLTEDKKVLLAASEKAQLYLPHQETPIQLQLAEGQVFYQMGEETGVVTDGMALGNLTLYQSDSEPAVYDLLDRKELLISDQKGAAISLEAPLELLLKRTNDSWLLTKMRGQVYLNHVEWTGDQIQLEAGDELSLEGICFKVYPEEIWVTGPATVSSNLTLRGASRHGFYPDYPDYHRSPRIIYRSSEDKIQIAPPSKEPQKPNDELLRLIVPPLLMVGVTVLITLVQPRGIYILVTVTMSIASAIFSVRGFFKNRKKFKEDKKERIDLYRLYLKDKAIELNKLEREQRDGMLYHFPNINELTGLVTDYSHRIYEKTPLHFDFLYYRLGLGQVPTSYKLTYGQEERSGKKDALEEEGYALYTRHKKIPDLPIVANLSHGPVGYIGPRNLVMEQLQLLVMQLGVFHSYHDVQVITIMPEEERDQWDWLRWLPHATLQELNVRGFVYNQRTHDQVLNSLNQILKLRKAQKEEATRQETTLYSPHYVVLVTDEKLILDHIIMEFFTEDPTDLGCSLIFVQDVMSSLSENIKTVVNIKDRNTGQLVMEEGILREIDFRLDHFPEGYDKERIARTLAPLNHLQNLKSSIPDTVTFMEMYGAETFSDLQVLQKWQQNAPYKSLAVPIGLRGKEDLVYLNLHEKAHGPHGLIAGTTGSGKSETIQSYILSLAVNFHPHDVAFLLIDYKGGGMANLFKNLPHLLGTITNLDGAQSMRALASINAEIHRRERLFREFEVNHINQYQKKFKNGEATEPLPHLFLISDEFAELKVNQPDFIKELVSIARVGRSLGVHLILATQKPSGVVDDQIWSNSRFKLALKVADRTDSMEMLKTPDAAEITQTGRAYLQVGNNEVYELFQSAWSGADYQPDKDELGIEDHTIYLINDLGQYEVLNQDLSGLDLAEDIKEVPTELEAIVSQIQLLTESQQIPPVPQPWLPPLKERMTLQELEPIHPQEAWEQKKPVSVLLGMADIPQAQKQEPVSVNLSKDGHILLYGSPGTGKTTFLQSAAMDLARKFSPKDVTLYLMDFGTNGLAPLGQLPQVADTLLLDQTEKIAKFVRIMERELNRRKKLLSDYGVGTLELYRQASGQQEPAIVILLDSYESMKEEAYEAELFKLLVRISREGLSIGVHLLVTAGRQSNLRAQFYANFKHQLSLPQNDVGEVRSIVGSTPLAATMEDIKGRALMKRDEVDVIQLALPVAGANDAQVLNNLRQEVASLQEVWTGQRPSAIPMVPEELTEADFYSRASVQSAYEKGLVPLGLDMETVEPITWNLSKGNLLYLTDKEEQMSALTEQIARGKQKVIVLAPKYHNLSDSDNLFVFSSAEEVLESLEDMNKRINERLEQHIVSHDATIIIYNMVDLLQELSQDGIDQLTYLLEKGLKVGYGIVVMASPAISRNIDMASKQVKSYKQAILAIRFNDQSILSAVNKPLREAALEGQLHYYVVDNQLTTIKVLIP